Proteins from one Salmo salar chromosome ssa07, Ssal_v3.1, whole genome shotgun sequence genomic window:
- the LOC123743715 gene encoding uncharacterized protein: protein MDYLTGTLRLLDRYLSLTNRPGESRRMTGVAVLMFCLLRAGLTSPVPQYDVMDELPPRRDVSEQVVQYGTLDQLPLQREMVPQVPQTDVLDQMIPTQLIPQVPQVPQTDVLDQMIPTQLIPQMQSLGTTEQDNQTQATSSSESQSSDQSHSSESSPEDTSEDMTSEDSPSLSISNSDSHTDMLQDRTAVNLAGDTQDDSHGSEENQRRNWLSAFSHYLRSRRLTVMGGATGGVRCLTAGGIGCELTGGLGGGTGA from the exons ATGGATTATCTTACTGGGACTCTCAGACTTCTGGACAGATACTTGTCTTTAACAAACAGACCAGGGGAAAG TAGAAGGATGACTGGTGTGGCCGTTCTAATGTTCTGTCTGCTGAGAGCAGGTTTAACTAGTCCA GTCCCTCAGTACGACGTCATGGACGAGCTACCCCCTCGGAGAGATGTG TCTGAACAGGTCGTACAGTATGGTACCTTGGACCAGTTACccctacagagagagatg GTTCCTCAGGTCCCTCAGACAGATGTTCTGGATCAGATGATCCCTACACAGCTCATCCCTCAG GTTCCTCAGGTCCCTCAGACAGATGTTCTGGATCAGATGATCCCTACACAGCTCATCCCTCAG AtgcaaagtttgggaaccactgaacaAGATAACCAG ACCCAGGCCACGAGTTCCTCTGAGTCCCAGAGCTCTGACCAGAGCCACTCAtcagag AGCTCTCCAGAGGACACATCAGAAGACATG ACGTCAGAGGACAGTCCGAGTCTCAGCATCAGTAACAGTGACTCCCACACCGACATGCTTCAGGACAGGACTGCTGTTAACCTGGCCGGAGACACACAGGATGACAGCCATGGTAGTGAGGAGAACCAACGCAGA AATTGGCTGTCTGCCTTCAGCCATTACCTGAGGAGTCGTCGCTTGACTGTGATGGGTGGAGCGACAGGTGGGGTTAGGTGTCTCACAGCAGGTGGGATAGGGTGTGAGTTGACAGGTGGGTTAGGGGGTGGGACAGGTGCATGA